The sequence below is a genomic window from Candidatus Eisenbacteria bacterium.
CGACGCCGAATCGTTTCTTGAGGCGGTCGACCATGACTTCGAGGTGCAGGTCGCCCATCCCCGACACCAGGGTCTCCTTGGTGCTCGGCTCGAAGTGCTTGCCGAAGGTCGGATCCTCCTCGTGGAGCCGTGCGAGCCCCTGCGCCACCTTTTCTTCGTCCCCCTTGTTCTTGGGATGCAGGCTCTCCGTCGTCACCGGTTTTGGGAATTGAGGCGCCGGCAGGGTCACCGGCCGCGAGCGATCGGCGAGCGTGTCGGCGGTGTGGGTCTCCTTGAGCTTCACCGCGGCGACGATGTCGCCCGCATGGGCGACCGGGCAGTCGTGCCGCTCCCTCCCGATCAGCTGATAGAGCGCTCCGAGCTTCTCGGGACGGCTACGCACCACGTTCATCAACTCCTGACCCTGGGAGAGCTTGCCTGAGAAGATCCGCAGCAGAGAGAGGTCCCCGAGATGCTGCTCGGAGAGCACCTTGAACACCAGCGCCGCCGCGGGCTGGGCCACGTCGGCCTTGCACTCCACCTCCGCACCCGAGGCGTTCTTGCCGACGATCGGCTTGACCTCGACCGGCGATGGCAGGACGTCCACCACCTCGTCGAGCACTTCCTTGACGCCGTGGTTGTTGTACGCGGAGCAACAGAAGACTGGAAGAAGATCGCCGAGCACGACCCGCTCGCAGAGTCCGTGACGGATCTCGGCATAGGAGAGATCGCCACTGCTCAGGAACTTCTCCATCAGCTGCTCGTCGCCGGTGGCCGCTTCCTCCATGAGTTTGGCGCGGGCATCGGCGACCTCGTCCTTCATGTCGTCGGGAATCGGGATCTCCTGGCTCTTCGCCTCCATCCCCTTTCCCGTGAAGCTGTAGGCCTTGTTCTCGATGAGGTCGACGATACCGTGGAAGTGCTCGGCCTCGCCGATCGGGAGCTGGACGGGCACTGCGTTCGCGCCGAGTCGATCGTGAACCGACTTCAGGGCGGCGGAGAAGTTCGCGTGCTCCTTGTCCATCATGTTCACGACCACGAGCGTGGGTGTCTTCTGCTTGCGAAGGATCTCCCACACCACTTCGGTGCCGACCTCGGCGCCGGCATTCGCGCGGAGCACCAGGATGGCTGAATCCGCGGCCCGCAGCGCCCCATAGACGTCGGCGACGAAGTCAGGGAATCCCGGAGTATCGAGAAGATTCACCTTGTGGCCAGACCACTCGAACTGGGCCAGCCCGAGATTGATGGTGATCTGCCGCTGGATCTCGTCGGGCGCGTGATCGAGGAGCGTGGTCCCGTCCGTGACGCGACCCAGTCGGCTCGTGGCTTTGGCCAGGAACAGCATCGCTTCGGCGAGACTCGTTTTTCCCACGCCGTGGTGAGCGACGAGCGCGACGTTGCGAATACTGGTGGTCGGGTACTCCTTCAAAGGGCACCTCCCGTTGGCGTGTGGGATGGTGTGGTGTCGGAGCTGAGCGTGGAGGGCTCCCGAGCGCTCGCGGATTCGCGTAAGGCTTTGGGCCCGTGGAATCTAACACCGGCGCTGCAAGCGGGTCAAGAACACGGCCGCCGAGAGGACGAACGATCCTTTGACCCACTTCGCCGCAGACGTACTCTAATGAAGCATGCGTCCTTCGTCATGGATCCAGGACCATCTCGTCCGGCGCGCGGTGGCTTCCCTGCTTGCCCTCGGCTGCCTCTCGATGGCCGCCTTCGTGGGCGCCGATCCGCCCAAGCTGCCGCCTGGTGACCCCGCGGCGGGCAAGAAGACCTTTCAGGTGAAGTGTGTCCCCTGCCACAAGGCCGACGGCAGTGGAGGCATCAAGCTGACCGGGAATCCGACGCCGAATTGGCGTGACCCGAAACGGATGGCGGACCCGAAGTACACCGACGAGTACTTTCGGGAGTGCATGACGAACGGCAAGGTGAAGTCGGGGATGCAACCCATCACCAAGATCGGCGTCGACCTCAAGGAGATCCCGAACCTCATCGCCTACGTCAGGACGTTCTCCCGGAAGAAGTGACGGTCAGCGGATGTCGATGCGGTAGGGAAGCCACGCGAGAGCCACACCGTTCGGAAGCAACGCCACGGCGAGGAACGAGCTGAGCCCCGGAACCAGACGAAGGGCGCTCTCCTCCCAGTCGTCGTTGACCATCTCCGAGAAGATCCGCTGGAGGAATGTCTTGTCGACCTTGGGATAGATCTCGACCGCGACCTGCTCCTCCGGAGGGATGTCCGCAAGGCGCTTGGCCACGTCCACCGCCTTCTCGATCCCGCCCAGCTCGTCGACGAGGCCGTTTCGAGCGGCGGCGATGCCGCTCCACACCCTCCCTTGCGCGACACGCTCGACCTCGTCCTCCTTCATCTCACGCCCTTTCGCCACCCGGTTCACGAAGGTCCGGTAGACGTGCATCATGCTCTTTCGGAATTGCTCGGACTCCTCCGGCGAGAAGTCTTTGAAGGGTGACAGCATCTCCGCGTGCTTGCCGCGCGTGACGGTTTCGACGTTGAGTCCGACCTTGTGATAGAGGCCCAGCACGTTGAGCTTGCCTCCATAGACCCCGATCGAGCCGGTGATGGTGGAAGGCTGCGCCACGATCGAGCTGCCCGCGACCGACAGGTAGTAGCCACCCGAAGCCGCGTAGTCAGACATCGAGATCACGACCGGCTTCACTTTGTTCAGCCGCTCGACCGCTCGCCACATCTCATCCGAGGCCGGCGCCGATCCTCCCGGGCTGTCGACCCGAAGGATCACTGCCTTGACCGAATGACGCTCACGGACTTCATCGAGCGCGTCGACCAGCGTCTCGCTGCCCAGGATCTCTTCGTCACCCGGAGCGCCGCGGCTCTTCCCTTCGGAGATCGTTCCCGACGCCACCACCATCGCGAACCTCGACCGAGCCGGCGGATGGCGGAGGCGCTCCGCGTATCGCCAGAGCGAGATCGTGTGATCGGAATCCCCGACCTCCTGCGCAACGAGCGAGTCCAGCTCGGATTCGTAGAGCACCGTATCGATCAGGCCCTGAGCCCACGCCTCGGGCGCGTCATAAGGCCCCTGGTCGAGCAGCGCGGCCACCGTGTCTCGTGGCAGGTCCCTGGCCACGGCCAGCGTATCGAGCAGCGATCCGTAGAGGTCGTCGACCAGCGCCTGCAGTGCTTCGCGTGCGGGCGGAGACATCTCGCGTCGGGTGAAGCCCTCGGCCCCGGACTTGTAGGTGCCTGCCTGCTCGAAGTTCGGATTGACGTCGAGCTTGTCGAAGGTGCCGCGCATGAACAACGCGGAGGCCGTCAGGCCATCGAGCTGGAGCACCGTGAGCGGGGGCGACGAGATCAGGTCAGCCGAGGAGGCCAGGAGATATTCCCGCTCCCCGCCGCCGGTGAAACTCGCGTAGACCGGCTTTCCAGACTGACGGAACGCCTCGATGGCCTCGCGGACCTCAGTGACCTTCGCCCAGCCCCAGTCGACCGGACCGACGTGGAGCACGAGAGCTGTGATGTGATCGTCTTCCGCGGCCTGTCGCAGACCGAAGGCCACTTTCCACAGCAGAGGCCGCGAAGGCTGGAACCAGTCCACGGCATAGGGGCTCTCGGGAGGCTCTCCTTCCTCGAGGTACTCGGGCACGTCGAAGACCAGCACGCTCGACTCGGGAACGGAATCCAGGGGATGACGGAGGGTCAGCGCCGCAAAGACCGCGGCAGCGCCGAGCAGGACCAGCAATAGCAGGAAGACGAACACTCCACGACGTGCGGACATGGATTCGCCCCGAGTTGGAGGATGAGGACCCGGAGCAGAGTGTACGCGTGCGGCGAATGATGTAAAGCCGAGGGTCAGCGCAGCGAGCGGACGAGCTCCAGAGAGGCATAGATGCTACGGGCGTTCTGCACCGGATCCTCGTGGTATTCCCAGCGGAAAGCACCCATTGCCTTCAAGCGAAGTCCGGCGGCCAATCCCTGATCCGCGATCAAATCGAGCCCCCAAAAGACATAGGAGCTGTGCAGGAAATGCGCGCCGATTCCCGATGCGCTGTGGTAATCGCGCCAGCCGGCCGACGGAGTCACGCTCCACCATGCCCGCGCGCCAATGTATTCGACTCCGAGAGAGCCGCTCATCTCCCGGTACTCCTCTGCCGGATCGAGCGCCGCGAACAAGTCTTCGACTCGAGGGCCGATCGCCAGGGCCCATCGTGCATTCGGCTCCCATCGCATCAGGAGTCCGAGCCTAGAAACCTGGTAGTTGAAGTACAGCGTGCTGTCCTGAAGGTCATAACGCGTGGCCTCTCCCTCCGCCCGGGCGCCGACGCTCCATGCTCCCGGCAGTGCGACTCGTGCGTCGACGGCGCTGTTTCCCAGCCAGAAGTTGTCGCGGCTCGTCGGGACGACTCGGACGGTCACACGACGAGTGAGGTTGGCGTCCAGTGCCAGCCAGTTTCCACCCCCTCGAGTTCGCCACCGGACCTCTCCCAGATGCTCGTAGTGATCGCGGTCCACCGAATCAGGAAAGGCGCGAGCCGTCACTGCGTATCCGAATCTCCACTCATCGCCCTCGAGCCCCAGATGGTCCACGGCCGTGAAGACCGACCATCCGTTCCGATCCGGTTGGAATTCGCTCCCGACTCCCGAGGACCGCAGAAGATCCGCGCGAGCGCCGAACTCCGCCGCGGTCAGGTCGTCGGCGAACAGCCTCCGGGCTCGCGCCGCCACGGCGGCTCGCCATTCGGCGAGGTCGCGTCCGAAGGTACGGTCGCGTCGATGTTCCGCGCTCGGATCAAAGCTCCATGTCCAGTCCGGACCGACGTCTCTCCAATGGAGCATGGCGAACTCACGTTGCAACCGGTCGCCGACGGTGACATCGGTCTGCAGGCGGTACTGGGCGGATCGGTTGTTCCTCGTCCCCGCCCAGGATGCCGACCAAACGCCGGCGTAGCGAGTCTCCGGCGTGTCGACGAGCCGCCGCTCGAGAAAGGTCGTATCGATGAAGGCGTCCTCGTAGTAGCTCTCGTTCGTGGCGTCGGCGCGCATGCCAAGCGTTGCGTGGACACCGCTGGTGTCCCTGCGAGCGAGCCCAGGCTCGACGGGGGGCGGCGGCCTGCTCATGAGCGGAGTGTCGATCGGGAAGTCCTGTGCTCGACTCGAATCCACGGCCGCGCGAATCGAATCCGACGGTGCGGGAAGAGGCCATTCTTCCTCGGCACGCGCGGCCGCACAGATCACGGAGCCGACTGCGACGCCGAGGAACAGGAGCGCGCAGCGGCAGGAGAGCGCCGGCGCCTGTCCCGGTCCTGATCGCGTCCTACGAGTCCGGAGCGCCACAGTCGGTCAACGCGGCTAGTGAATTCCACCCGCGAGGCGAACCGCTCGGTAGGCCAGGGTGCGGGCGGACTGGGTCACTCGGAGCGCAGCTTCGAAGTGCCCCCCGCGGACCTGCTCGTAGGCCTGGCCCTGCACGCGCTCGGCTCGCGTCAGAACATCTTTCGCTCGCTCATGATCCGCCCTGGCGACGAGCTCGCGGGCCCGGGAGATCACCTGGTCGGTGCGGTGGAGCGCCCGATCCGCGGCTTCCTGTAGGTTCTCCTCCATGTTGCACAGCCTCAGCGCCCGAAGCCCTCGCTCCCGAGCGCTCAAGGTGAGTTGGAGCGCCGCCAGATAGCGGCTCTCCCGGGCGGCGGCTTCCGCGCGCGTCTGCATGTCGAGCGACGCACGCAGCAGCGCCTGCGCGCGGTCACTGTCGCACCCTTCGATTCGATTCCTGGCGCGGTCGAGCATCTCGCGCGTGCGCTCGACTTGCGACAACACTCGATCCGGGTCTGGCAGGCCTTGAATGAGCGAGATGGCGCGATCCGCTCGAGCCCGGGCCCTCAGCGTCAGATCGACGGATTGCTGGAGAAGGCGAAGCCGAGTATCGCCACTGGCCGCCATGCCTTGATCGAATACCGATCGCGCCTGAGCCTGAATGCCGATGGCGGCATTGAGCTCGAGCTCCGCCTGAGCGTTGTCAGCCCCGGCTACGAGCGATTGAGCCAGGCGGATCCGTTCATCGGTCCGCTCGAGAGCGGCGCGAGCACGGTCGCCGGTGACATCCTGAGCATGAGCCAGCGCGAGTGGCGCCAGGACACCGATGACGGTGGAAAGTCGCAGAGCAATTTGGATGACGAGTCTCATGCCTTCTCCTTCAGGACTCCTCAGTGACCGAGGATCCCTACCCAGGAGAAAGCACTGCCCATGCCGCGGATGCCCGCTGCGCCGCGGCTCCTCAGACCGTTGGGAGACATTCGCTTATCCCCTCGTGCAGGCAGCGTCTGCCGAAGACCTGAACCGCCGGGTACGGTTCCTGGGAGGTTGCTGATCGCTTCGGTTCAGCCCGGTGGGAAAGAACGGCTCGTACCAAAAAGGAAGAGCCCCGGCGGATGAACCGCCGAGGCTCTGATATTTAAGGGGCAGCGACCTACTCTCCCACCCGGTCTCCCGGGCAGTACCATCGGCGCTGGAGGGCTTAACTTCTCTGTTCGGAATGGGAAGAGGTGTTTCCCCTCCGCTATAGCCACCCCAAATCGGATGACACCGAATGACGAGACGCGGGCGTACACGGAATGCGCCTAAGAAAAACCGGTCAAGCCTCACGGCTGATTAGTATGGGTCGGCTGAAACCCTTACGGGCCTTACACCTCCCACCTATCGACGTCGTAATCTCCGACGAGCCTTGAGGTGGCTTAAGCCACGGGATCCCTCATCTTGGGGTGTGTTTCGCGCTTAGAGGCTTTCAGCGCTTATCACGTCCGAACATAGCTACCCGGCGATGCCCTTGGCAGGACAACCGGTACACTAGCGGTTCGTTCGCTCCGGTCCTCTCGTACTAGGAGCAACTCCCCTCAAGGATCCTCCGCCCGCGATGGATAGGGACCGAACTGTCTCACGACGTTCTGAACCCAGCTCACGTACCGCTTTAATGGGCGAACAGCCCAACCCTTGGGACCTTCTCCAGCCCCAGGATGCGATGAGCCGACATCGAGGTGCCAAACCCCTCCGTCGATGTGAACTCTCGGGAAGGATCAGCCTGTTATCCCCGGCGTACCTTTTATCCGTTAAGCGATGGCCCTTCCATTCGGGACCACCGGATCACTATGCCCTGCTTTCGCACCTGCTCGACTTGTAGGTCTCGCAGTTAAGCTCCCTTGTGCCATTGCACTCCACGCGCGATTACCGACCGCGCTGAGGGAACCTTTGGGCGCCTCCGTTACCGTTTAGGAGGCAACCGCCCCAGTTAAACTGCCCGCCTGACACTGTTCCATGGCCGGCTAACGGCGCAGGGTTAGAATCCCGATATTTCAAGGGTGGTATTTCAAGGTTGGCTCCACGAGGGCTAGCGCCCCCGCTTCAAAGCCTCCCACCTATCCTACACATGAAAGATCAAGACCCAATATCAGGTTACAGTAAAGGTGCACGGGGTCTTTCTGTCCAGTCGCGGGTAAGCGGCATCTTCACCGCTGCTACAGTTTCGCCGAGCTCTTGCAGGAGACAGCGGTCAACTCGTTACACCATTCGTGCAGGTCGGAACTTACCCGACAAGGAATTTCGCTACCTTAGGACCGTTATAGTTACGGCCGCCGTTTACCGGGGCTTCAGTTCGGAGCTTCGGCTTGCGCC
It includes:
- a CDS encoding c-type cytochrome; the protein is MRPSSWIQDHLVRRAVASLLALGCLSMAAFVGADPPKLPPGDPAAGKKTFQVKCVPCHKADGSGGIKLTGNPTPNWRDPKRMADPKYTDEYFRECMTNGKVKSGMQPITKIGVDLKEIPNLIAYVRTFSRKK
- the fusA gene encoding elongation factor G, translating into MKEYPTTSIRNVALVAHHGVGKTSLAEAMLFLAKATSRLGRVTDGTTLLDHAPDEIQRQITINLGLAQFEWSGHKVNLLDTPGFPDFVADVYGALRAADSAILVLRANAGAEVGTEVVWEILRKQKTPTLVVVNMMDKEHANFSAALKSVHDRLGANAVPVQLPIGEAEHFHGIVDLIENKAYSFTGKGMEAKSQEIPIPDDMKDEVADARAKLMEEAATGDEQLMEKFLSSGDLSYAEIRHGLCERVVLGDLLPVFCCSAYNNHGVKEVLDEVVDVLPSPVEVKPIVGKNASGAEVECKADVAQPAAALVFKVLSEQHLGDLSLLRIFSGKLSQGQELMNVVRSRPEKLGALYQLIGRERHDCPVAHAGDIVAAVKLKETHTADTLADRSRPVTLPAPQFPKPVTTESLHPKNKGDEEKVAQGLARLHEEDPTFGKHFEPSTKETLVSGMGDLHLEVMVDRLKKRFGVEVLLNKPRVPYRETIRQKAEDQYRHKKQTGGRGQFGEVHLRLEPRKRGEGFEFADEVKGGVIPNQFIPAVEKGVIAGMDRGPLAGYPVVDVRVAVFFGKHHDVDSSEMAFKIAAETCFHQAMLKASPVLLEPIDEITVRVPEEFLGDVMGDLSSKRGRILGTEADGRYQVIRALVPMAELYKYASHLRSITQGRGMHAARTAHYEEVPRDQSDRVIAAAKAEKEAAAHA
- the sppA gene encoding signal peptide peptidase SppA, which codes for MSARRGVFVFLLLLVLLGAAAVFAALTLRHPLDSVPESSVLVFDVPEYLEEGEPPESPYAVDWFQPSRPLLWKVAFGLRQAAEDDHITALVLHVGPVDWGWAKVTEVREAIEAFRQSGKPVYASFTGGGEREYLLASSADLISSPPLTVLQLDGLTASALFMRGTFDKLDVNPNFEQAGTYKSGAEGFTRREMSPPAREALQALVDDLYGSLLDTLAVARDLPRDTVAALLDQGPYDAPEAWAQGLIDTVLYESELDSLVAQEVGDSDHTISLWRYAERLRHPPARSRFAMVVASGTISEGKSRGAPGDEEILGSETLVDALDEVRERHSVKAVILRVDSPGGSAPASDEMWRAVERLNKVKPVVISMSDYAASGGYYLSVAGSSIVAQPSTITGSIGVYGGKLNVLGLYHKVGLNVETVTRGKHAEMLSPFKDFSPEESEQFRKSMMHVYRTFVNRVAKGREMKEDEVERVAQGRVWSGIAAARNGLVDELGGIEKAVDVAKRLADIPPEEQVAVEIYPKVDKTFLQRIFSEMVNDDWEESALRLVPGLSSFLAVALLPNGVALAWLPYRIDIR